The genome window GAAAACCCTGGGCTACGAAGTTGCCGAACAGCTAGGCTGGCAATTGCCCGATCACATCGTCGCTCCCCTCGCTTCCGGCTCTTTGTTCACAAAAATTTACAAAGGCTTTCAAGAATTCACCGAAGTCGGTTTAGTGGATGAAAAGAAAGTCAGATTCAGCGGTGCCCAAGCTGACGGCTGTTCCCCCATCGCCCAAGCCTTCCGCGAAAGCCGCGATTTCGTGAAACCGGTGAAACCGAATACAATTGCTAAGTCGATCGCGATCGGCAATCCAGCCGACGGTATGTACGCCTTGGAAATCGCCCGCAAAACCAACGGCAACATTGAATCCGTCAGCGACACCGAAATCATCGAAGGCATGAAACTGCTAGCAGAAACCGAAGGTATCTTCACCGAAACCGCAGGCGGCACGACCATCGCAGTCTTGAAGAAACTTGTAGAAGCAGGTAAAATCAATCCCGATGAAACTACCGTCGCTTACATCACCGGCAACGGTTTGAAAACGCAAGAAGCAGTTCAAGGCTACATCGGCGAACCCATCACCCTCGAACCGAAACTAGAAGCGTTCGAGCGCGCCCTAGAACGCGCCCGCACGCTCGAACGCTTAGAATGGCAACAAGTTTCGGTTTAATAAATAGTCAGTAGTCCTCAGTCATTAGTCATTAGTTATTAGTTATTAAGCTGCTGACGACTACTGACTGCTGACTGCTGACTGCTGACTACTGACTACTGACTAAGGACTAAAAAAATGACAGTCAAAGTTTTAATTCCCACTCCCCTGCAAAAATTCACCAACAATCAAGCCACCATCGAATGCGCCGGCGACAACATTTCCGAACTGATTGAATCGCTGGAAACAAATTGTCCCGGCATCAAAAAAAGCCTGTGCGACGAAAAGGGAGAACCCCGCAGATTTCTCAACTTCTACGTCAACAGCGAAGACATCCGGTTTTTGGAAGGTACAGAAACTGCTCTTAAAGATGGTGATGAAGTGAGTATTGTACCGGCGGTTGCTGGTGGTTGATTTTTGACCGCAGATGCAGGCAGATAAACACAGATGAACGCAGATAGTTATTGAATCTATCTGCGTTTATTTGCGTCGATCTGCGGTTGCAAATTACGATCGAACTAGGAGGCGACGGAAGCTACTTTTGCAGCAGTCCGGGGACGGCGGCGGCCTGTTACTTTATTCACAGGGGCTGGTACTGGAGATGGTACTGATGATGCTAGTTTAGGCGCTTCAATGGAAAGCTGAGATGTTTGAACAGTTTCCGATCGCACTGCTTCTTCAGGAATTTGCATCAGGAATACCAGCAGCGGATTGCTTTGCAGTTCCCGACGCATCACTCGCTGAATTGCTTTTTCTATTTGCGTTTGCACTCCTACCCAGTCAACATCAACTTGTGAGTCTGAAGCAGCAGGTTTAACAAATTCTGACCAACGATCGCTCAAAACTGTTTCAATGGTTTGAATGATTAATTTGATCACCTCCGCCCGATCTGCTGATGTCACTACACCTTTCAAGTGGACTTCTGGTTTGGCAACTAATTTGCCTTCCCAATTCAAAGCCGCCGCTACAGTTACAACGCCATCTCCGGCCAACTGCTGGCGTTCCTTGAGTACGTTCGCTTTCACAACGCCCGATCGAGAAGCATCTACCAATTCAATTCCTGAAGGCACTTTACCAGCAACTCGTATCGAATTTTCAGTTAATTCTACGACATCGCCGTTATCAATAACCACCATATTGCTAGCGGGAATGCCCATGCTTTGAGCCGTCTTGGAGTGCTGGATCAGCATCCGGTGTTCTCCGTGAACCGGCAAGAAGAACTTGGGACGAGTCATGTTTATCATTAACTTTTGGTCTTCCTGACAGCCGTGGCCGGAAACGTGAATGCCTTTGTCGCGACCGTAAACCACGTGTGCTCCCAGCATCATCAGTTTATCGATCGTGTTTACCACTGCGATCGTATTTCCCGGAATCGGATTAGCTGAGAAAATGACTGTATCGCCCTTTCTGATTTTCAGTTCGTGATGTTCGCCGTTAGCAATGCGAGTCATCGCCGCCATCGGTTCGCCTTGGGAACCTGTAGTTAAAATCAGTACCTTGTCTTCAGCCAAATTGCGGATTTCTTTCAGCGGTTTGAAAATACTATCTTCGCATTTGATGTAGCCGAGATTGCGGCAGTGAGCGATGACGTTAAGCATCGACCGGCCAACCACTCCGACATAGCGATTGTTTTTCTTAGCCAAGTCCAAAACAATTTGCAATCGGTGTACCGACGAAGCAAAAGTCGTCACCATCACCCGTCCCGGTGCTTGAGCGATAATTCTGTCTAAATTCGGCGCCACAGAACGTTCCGAAGCGGTAAAACCGGGAACTTCCGAGTTAGTAGAATCGCTGATCAAGCACAGCACGCCTCTCTCGCCGTACTCTGCCAGCTTTTGCAAATCAAAATGCTCGCCGTCTACAGGAGTGTGGTCAATTTTAAAGTCTCCGGTGTGGATCAAAATTCCCACGGGAGTGTGAATTGCCACCGTAAAACTGTCGGCCATCGAGTGAGTGTTGCGAATGTATTCTACTAAGAAATTCTTCCCTATTCTGACAGTATCCCTGGGTCTAACCGTTCTCAATTCAGTGCGGTGAGACACTCCGGCTTCTTCGAGTTTTCCGGCTAGCAAAGCCATCGCCAAACGCGGGCCGTAAATGACCGGAATTTCAAATTGTTTGAGGTGGTAAGGGATACCGCCTATGTGGTCTTCGTGACCGTGTGTCACGATCATACCTTTAATTTTGTGGCTGTTTTCCCGCAGGTAAGTCATGTCTGGGAGGACAATATTTACCCCGTGCATTCCATCTGTCGGGAACGCTAAACCGGCATCTAAAAGAATGATTTCGTCGCCGTACTCGAACACACAAGTGTTTTTACCGATTTCGTGCAGCCCGCCGAGGGGAATAATTTTTAGAGCAGATGCCGTTGTATTTTTGATCATGCGTATCCTTTGTTAGTTATTTTTGTTATTGGTCTGTGGTCTGTGGTCTGTGGTCTGTCGTCTTTCGTCTACTGTTCGTTGGTAGGGCGATATTTTTCCAAATATTTATGGAAAACTCCCTGGCGGGTTTTACTATCCCGTACAGTCAGTTGTCTTGAGCCTTCATTCTTCTATCTTCCGTCTTTAATCCTTGACTGTTAGCTACTTACTAACACTTAATTACTAATGACTGATGACTCAGAACTAATGACTCATAACAACCAATATTCAGTTGTCTGAAAACTCGTTCTCGCTCGTCTTGCTAGCTGATACTGCTGCTAGCTGACTCAGTACGTCCTTTAACTTTTGAGTTACCTCAACGGGCGGATCGCACAGGGGCGGACGGGTGGAGCCTACATCCCAGCCTTGAAGTTTGAGAGCTGTCTTGACGGGAATGGGATTTGTGGTGAGAAAAAGAGCTTTAAACAGGTCAAAAAGTTGCAAGTGAATCTGGGTAGCGACTTGAACTTGACCGGCCTCGAAAGCTTCGATCATCTGTTGCAGTTGCTCTCCTACCAGATGGCTGGCTACGCTAACTACACCAGATCCTCCTACCGCCAACATTGGCAAAGTTAGGGAATCATCTCCAGAATAGATGGCAAATTCAGGGGATGTCAAGCACCGAATTTGACTTGCTTGATCCAAGTTGCCACTTGCTTCTTTTACGGCCACAATGTTGGGGATTTCTGCCAATCTAGCCACCGTCTCCGGCAACATATTCTGACCAGTGCGACCGGGGATGTTATACAACATTATAGGCAATTCTGGAGCAGATTGCGCGATCGCCCGAAAATGATTGTATAAACCTTCTTGCGGGGGTTTGTTGTAATAAGGAACCACCTGCAAACAACCATCTAACCCGAGTTTAGCTGCTTTTTTCGTAGCTGCGACGGCTTCTGAAGTAGAATTAGATCCGGCTCCTGCGATTACCAACGCCTTACCGGCCACCGCTTTTTGTACCACCTGAAATAATTCGTACTCTTCATCCCAGGTCATAGTGGGAGACTCGCCAGTAGTGCCGCACACTACCAAGCTATCAGTACCGCGATCGGCTAAATGAACTGCCAATTGTTCTGCTACCGCATAGTTAACGCTGCCGTCTTCCTTAAACGGCGTAATCATTGCAGTCAGAACCCGTCCAAACTTTACCACACTTTCTCCGATTTTAGACTGTTGATTTTTGATTTTAAATTTTTGATTTCAGATGAAAGGTTTATCTAAAATCCCAATTTCAATTTCCCAATTGCCCCAATTTCCGCTAATTAGAAGCGGCCGCCGCTTGGGTTCGCAACAAATTTTTTTGGGCCAGCAACTCAGCTATCTGCACCGCATTTAAAGCCGCCCCTTT of Oscillatoria nigro-viridis PCC 7112 contains these proteins:
- a CDS encoding MoaD/ThiS family protein; protein product: MTVKVLIPTPLQKFTNNQATIECAGDNISELIESLETNCPGIKKSLCDEKGEPRRFLNFYVNSEDIRFLEGTETALKDGDEVSIVPAVAGG
- a CDS encoding ribonuclease J, whose product is MIKNTTASALKIIPLGGLHEIGKNTCVFEYGDEIILLDAGLAFPTDGMHGVNIVLPDMTYLRENSHKIKGMIVTHGHEDHIGGIPYHLKQFEIPVIYGPRLAMALLAGKLEEAGVSHRTELRTVRPRDTVRIGKNFLVEYIRNTHSMADSFTVAIHTPVGILIHTGDFKIDHTPVDGEHFDLQKLAEYGERGVLCLISDSTNSEVPGFTASERSVAPNLDRIIAQAPGRVMVTTFASSVHRLQIVLDLAKKNNRYVGVVGRSMLNVIAHCRNLGYIKCEDSIFKPLKEIRNLAEDKVLILTTGSQGEPMAAMTRIANGEHHELKIRKGDTVIFSANPIPGNTIAVVNTIDKLMMLGAHVVYGRDKGIHVSGHGCQEDQKLMINMTRPKFFLPVHGEHRMLIQHSKTAQSMGIPASNMVVIDNGDVVELTENSIRVAGKVPSGIELVDASRSGVVKANVLKERQQLAGDGVVTVAAALNWEGKLVAKPEVHLKGVVTSADRAEVIKLIIQTIETVLSDRWSEFVKPAASDSQVDVDWVGVQTQIEKAIQRVMRRELQSNPLLVFLMQIPEEAVRSETVQTSQLSIEAPKLASSVPSPVPAPVNKVTGRRRPRTAAKVASVAS
- the dapA gene encoding 4-hydroxy-tetrahydrodipicolinate synthase, with product MVKFGRVLTAMITPFKEDGSVNYAVAEQLAVHLADRGTDSLVVCGTTGESPTMTWDEEYELFQVVQKAVAGKALVIAGAGSNSTSEAVAATKKAAKLGLDGCLQVVPYYNKPPQEGLYNHFRAIAQSAPELPIMLYNIPGRTGQNMLPETVARLAEIPNIVAVKEASGNLDQASQIRCLTSPEFAIYSGDDSLTLPMLAVGGSGVVSVASHLVGEQLQQMIEAFEAGQVQVATQIHLQLFDLFKALFLTTNPIPVKTALKLQGWDVGSTRPPLCDPPVEVTQKLKDVLSQLAAVSASKTSENEFSDN